The Aedes aegypti strain LVP_AGWG chromosome 3, AaegL5.0 Primary Assembly, whole genome shotgun sequence genome contains a region encoding:
- the LOC5568519 gene encoding AF4/FMR2 family member 4 isoform X2, whose product MRRRSRMKVLKILQSFSQGTFIAFILSLLYCGHCSIAEPGYLDFDNLPETNFTCAGKVIGGYYADLEASCQMFHVCTIGQGDEPMDIKFLCLNGTVFDQETRVCERVDEVDCSKSERFYYLNLELYGNTIIPAPEESSSEEVSSSASSPSSTSTSTTSTTTSTTTTTKKPTTTTPSRRFIFNNSKGSPIVSSTTLATPTHGYSTSTSKPGEEEEEYEYEDEEYDDTNSKDDSAATGPAVVPNLEDDGGSFSPQQFTLQQQTQNSQPKPEDPAKTGSKPAVSFQQQHFQNGGTLAVTNSHVTVTTHTTSSSGTGGSSSSNSNTSNNANSQKKNAQPSLTTKEKHALEHQKLQQQQALLQQQMLAKQHQELQKKQQEAAVQQQQKAIQQQQKQVQQHESEIKNHQAQLLLHTQKINRQQQQKPFPNKSTYNPYGVITPHQQQQEQQSEEQTLQAQSPKRIPLLAAVNPIGPPQQSPVASQPSSVSQLAPFRLRAQGFKLPSQQEDRFEGYRRQPPPQVSLHLPFEQLRHQKDISLQFDPEEEDLTQIPNRKELKRSDPPFHSSIHGNNTPPTVSLKTSVTAANNAVQSTAQAPVAMEHKQPEPDSASYPDDPVEYYDEDYSAEPASGNPSLDSVKSNSNSGSVVTHKRSGENQLGDPKVLTGSGLPTTQASRTSSTSGNNSSKSKNTSRFIINNEHHKSPTNPYNSNRARTGRLYDGRPSGLGGTPTPKSRASYNPQPKVIVTTSTSIRDNSGRTINYSISSSNPSPATTAASHVAKYREPSTRGYDEYKEDDVLSDPFFLDVPKVSGGNGRRKRDAWSQRKRRKPFLYIVPRFM is encoded by the exons ATGAGGCGCCGATCCAGGATGAAGGTTCTCAAGATTTTGCAGTCGTTCTCGCAAG GGACATTCATTGCGTTCATATTGTCGCTTCTTTATTGCGGCCACTGCAGTATAGCGGAACCAGGG TACCTGGACTTTGACAACCTTCCGGAGACGAACTTCACGTGCGCCGGAAAGGTGATTGGCGGCTACTACGCCGATCTGGAAGCCTCGTGCCAGATGTTCCACGTGTGTACCATCGGTCAGGGTGACGAACCGATGGACATCAAGTTCCTCTGCCTGAACGGAACAGTGTTCGATCAGGAGACACGCGTTTGCGAACGCGTCGATGAAGTCGACTGCTCAAAGTCGGAGAGGTTCTATTACCTCAATTTGGAGCTATACGGCAACACGATCATTCCAGCGCCGGAAG AGAGCAGCTCGGAGGAAGTCTCGAGCAGCGCCAGCAGTCCATCGTCCACATCGACGTCGACTACTTCAACAACGACCAGCACAACCACCACAACCAAAAAGCCCACAACGACAACGCCATCACGTAGATTTATCTTTAACAATAGTAAAGGAAGTCCAATCGTGTCCTCCACGACATTGGCCACGCCAACACATGGTTATTCGACTTCCACTTCGAAGCCAggagaagaggaagaagaataCGAATATGAAGACGAAGAGTACGACGACACGAATTCGAAGGACGATTCGGCTGCCACAGGACCTGCCGTTGTACCCAACCTAGAGGACGACGGTGGATCCTTCTCGCCGCAGCAATTCACGTTGCAGCAGCAAACGCAAAATAGTCAACCAAAACCGGAAGATCCGGCCAAGACAGGGTCCAAACCGGCCGTATCCTTCCAACAGCAACATTTCCAAAATGGCGGCACACTGGCTGTGACCAATTCGCACGTGACCGTCACCACTCATACGACCAGTAGTAGCGGCACCGGCGGTAGCAGCAGTAGTAATAGTAACACTAGCAACAATGCAAATAGCCAAAAGAAAAATGCTCAACCATCCCTCACGACGAAGGAGAAACATGCTCTCGAGCATCAGAAGCTCCAGCAGCAGCAAGCCCTCCTTCAACAACAGATGCTCGCCAAGCAGCATCAAGAACTACAGAAGAAACAACAGGAAGCTGCCGTGCAGCAACAGCAGAAAGCCATCCAACAGCAACAGAAGCAGGTCCAACAGCACGAGTCCGAAATCAAAAACCACCAAGCTCAACTCCTCCTGCACACGCAGAAGATCAATCGCCAGCAGCAGCAGAAACCGTTTCCTAACAAATCAACCTACAACCCGTACGGTGTCATCACTCCTCACCAGCAGCAGCAAGAGCAGCAATCCGAAGAACAAACACTGCAAGCTCAATCACCAAAGAGAATCCCACTGTTGGCGGCAGTGAATCCAATCGGACCGCCGCAACAATCGCCAGTGGCGTCGCAACCATCGAGCGTGTCGCAACTGGCCCCCTTCCGACTGAGGGCACAGGGCTTCAAACTACCGTCCCAACAGGAGGACCGTTTTGAAGGATACCGGAGACAGCCACCCCCGCAG GTCTCCTTGCATCTGCCCTTTGAACAGCTCCGCCATCAGAAGGACATCTCGCTGCAGTTCGATCCGGAAGAGGAGGACCTCACCCAAATCCCGAACCGTAAAGAGCTCAAACGTTCCGATCCACCGTTCCACAGTTCAATCCACGGCAACAACACCCCACCCACGGTCTCGCTGAAAACGTCCGTAACGGCTGCTAACAATGCTGTCCAGTCGACAGCTCAGGCCCCGGTGGCGATGGAGCACAAACAGCCGGAACCGGATTCGGCCAGCTATCCGGACGATCCGGTCGAGTACTACGATGAGGATTACAGCGCAGAGCCGGCCAGCGGCAATCCTAGTTTAGATAGTGTTAAGTCAAACTCCAATAGCGGCTCGGTGGTGACCCACAAGCGCTCCGGAGAGAACCAACTGGGCGATCCGAAGGTTCTCACCGGCAGTGGCCTTCCGACCACCCAAGCGAGTCGAACTAGTAGCACTAGCGGTAACAATAGCTCTAAGTCTAAGAACACTAGTAGATTTATCATTAACAATGAACACCACAAAAGTCCAACAAATCCGTACAACAGCAATCGAGCGCGCACCGGAAGGCTGTACGACGGTCGGCCGTCCGGTTTGGGGGGAACACCTACCCCAAAATCTCGTGCCAGCTACAACCCGCAGCCAAAGGTGATCGTCACCACCAGTACCTCGATCCGGGACAACAGCGGCCGGACGATCAACTATTCCATCAGTAGCAGCAATCCGTCTCCGGCAACGACCGCTGCCAGTCACGTGGCCAAATACCGAGAGCCTTCAACGAGAGGCTACGATGAGTACAAAGAGGACGACGTCCTGTCGGATCCATTCTTCCTCGATGTACCCAAGGTTAGTGGCGGAAACGGAAGGAGAAAGCGCGATGCTTGGTCCCAGCGGAAACGAAGGAAACCATTCTTGTACATTGTTCCTCGATTTATGTAG
- the LOC5568519 gene encoding AF4/FMR2 family member 4 isoform X1, producing MGNGSKKMRRRSRMKVLKILQSFSQGTFIAFILSLLYCGHCSIAEPGYLDFDNLPETNFTCAGKVIGGYYADLEASCQMFHVCTIGQGDEPMDIKFLCLNGTVFDQETRVCERVDEVDCSKSERFYYLNLELYGNTIIPAPEESSSEEVSSSASSPSSTSTSTTSTTTSTTTTTKKPTTTTPSRRFIFNNSKGSPIVSSTTLATPTHGYSTSTSKPGEEEEEYEYEDEEYDDTNSKDDSAATGPAVVPNLEDDGGSFSPQQFTLQQQTQNSQPKPEDPAKTGSKPAVSFQQQHFQNGGTLAVTNSHVTVTTHTTSSSGTGGSSSSNSNTSNNANSQKKNAQPSLTTKEKHALEHQKLQQQQALLQQQMLAKQHQELQKKQQEAAVQQQQKAIQQQQKQVQQHESEIKNHQAQLLLHTQKINRQQQQKPFPNKSTYNPYGVITPHQQQQEQQSEEQTLQAQSPKRIPLLAAVNPIGPPQQSPVASQPSSVSQLAPFRLRAQGFKLPSQQEDRFEGYRRQPPPQVSLHLPFEQLRHQKDISLQFDPEEEDLTQIPNRKELKRSDPPFHSSIHGNNTPPTVSLKTSVTAANNAVQSTAQAPVAMEHKQPEPDSASYPDDPVEYYDEDYSAEPASGNPSLDSVKSNSNSGSVVTHKRSGENQLGDPKVLTGSGLPTTQASRTSSTSGNNSSKSKNTSRFIINNEHHKSPTNPYNSNRARTGRLYDGRPSGLGGTPTPKSRASYNPQPKVIVTTSTSIRDNSGRTINYSISSSNPSPATTAASHVAKYREPSTRGYDEYKEDDVLSDPFFLDVPKVSGGNGRRKRDAWSQRKRRKPFLYIVPRFM from the exons ATGAGGCGCCGATCCAGGATGAAGGTTCTCAAGATTTTGCAGTCGTTCTCGCAAG GGACATTCATTGCGTTCATATTGTCGCTTCTTTATTGCGGCCACTGCAGTATAGCGGAACCAGGG TACCTGGACTTTGACAACCTTCCGGAGACGAACTTCACGTGCGCCGGAAAGGTGATTGGCGGCTACTACGCCGATCTGGAAGCCTCGTGCCAGATGTTCCACGTGTGTACCATCGGTCAGGGTGACGAACCGATGGACATCAAGTTCCTCTGCCTGAACGGAACAGTGTTCGATCAGGAGACACGCGTTTGCGAACGCGTCGATGAAGTCGACTGCTCAAAGTCGGAGAGGTTCTATTACCTCAATTTGGAGCTATACGGCAACACGATCATTCCAGCGCCGGAAG AGAGCAGCTCGGAGGAAGTCTCGAGCAGCGCCAGCAGTCCATCGTCCACATCGACGTCGACTACTTCAACAACGACCAGCACAACCACCACAACCAAAAAGCCCACAACGACAACGCCATCACGTAGATTTATCTTTAACAATAGTAAAGGAAGTCCAATCGTGTCCTCCACGACATTGGCCACGCCAACACATGGTTATTCGACTTCCACTTCGAAGCCAggagaagaggaagaagaataCGAATATGAAGACGAAGAGTACGACGACACGAATTCGAAGGACGATTCGGCTGCCACAGGACCTGCCGTTGTACCCAACCTAGAGGACGACGGTGGATCCTTCTCGCCGCAGCAATTCACGTTGCAGCAGCAAACGCAAAATAGTCAACCAAAACCGGAAGATCCGGCCAAGACAGGGTCCAAACCGGCCGTATCCTTCCAACAGCAACATTTCCAAAATGGCGGCACACTGGCTGTGACCAATTCGCACGTGACCGTCACCACTCATACGACCAGTAGTAGCGGCACCGGCGGTAGCAGCAGTAGTAATAGTAACACTAGCAACAATGCAAATAGCCAAAAGAAAAATGCTCAACCATCCCTCACGACGAAGGAGAAACATGCTCTCGAGCATCAGAAGCTCCAGCAGCAGCAAGCCCTCCTTCAACAACAGATGCTCGCCAAGCAGCATCAAGAACTACAGAAGAAACAACAGGAAGCTGCCGTGCAGCAACAGCAGAAAGCCATCCAACAGCAACAGAAGCAGGTCCAACAGCACGAGTCCGAAATCAAAAACCACCAAGCTCAACTCCTCCTGCACACGCAGAAGATCAATCGCCAGCAGCAGCAGAAACCGTTTCCTAACAAATCAACCTACAACCCGTACGGTGTCATCACTCCTCACCAGCAGCAGCAAGAGCAGCAATCCGAAGAACAAACACTGCAAGCTCAATCACCAAAGAGAATCCCACTGTTGGCGGCAGTGAATCCAATCGGACCGCCGCAACAATCGCCAGTGGCGTCGCAACCATCGAGCGTGTCGCAACTGGCCCCCTTCCGACTGAGGGCACAGGGCTTCAAACTACCGTCCCAACAGGAGGACCGTTTTGAAGGATACCGGAGACAGCCACCCCCGCAG GTCTCCTTGCATCTGCCCTTTGAACAGCTCCGCCATCAGAAGGACATCTCGCTGCAGTTCGATCCGGAAGAGGAGGACCTCACCCAAATCCCGAACCGTAAAGAGCTCAAACGTTCCGATCCACCGTTCCACAGTTCAATCCACGGCAACAACACCCCACCCACGGTCTCGCTGAAAACGTCCGTAACGGCTGCTAACAATGCTGTCCAGTCGACAGCTCAGGCCCCGGTGGCGATGGAGCACAAACAGCCGGAACCGGATTCGGCCAGCTATCCGGACGATCCGGTCGAGTACTACGATGAGGATTACAGCGCAGAGCCGGCCAGCGGCAATCCTAGTTTAGATAGTGTTAAGTCAAACTCCAATAGCGGCTCGGTGGTGACCCACAAGCGCTCCGGAGAGAACCAACTGGGCGATCCGAAGGTTCTCACCGGCAGTGGCCTTCCGACCACCCAAGCGAGTCGAACTAGTAGCACTAGCGGTAACAATAGCTCTAAGTCTAAGAACACTAGTAGATTTATCATTAACAATGAACACCACAAAAGTCCAACAAATCCGTACAACAGCAATCGAGCGCGCACCGGAAGGCTGTACGACGGTCGGCCGTCCGGTTTGGGGGGAACACCTACCCCAAAATCTCGTGCCAGCTACAACCCGCAGCCAAAGGTGATCGTCACCACCAGTACCTCGATCCGGGACAACAGCGGCCGGACGATCAACTATTCCATCAGTAGCAGCAATCCGTCTCCGGCAACGACCGCTGCCAGTCACGTGGCCAAATACCGAGAGCCTTCAACGAGAGGCTACGATGAGTACAAAGAGGACGACGTCCTGTCGGATCCATTCTTCCTCGATGTACCCAAGGTTAGTGGCGGAAACGGAAGGAGAAAGCGCGATGCTTGGTCCCAGCGGAAACGAAGGAAACCATTCTTGTACATTGTTCCTCGATTTATGTAG